The genomic window cacgagtgaggaatctctggagatacttctagacactcacttcccaggaaacagccaTAACGCTCTCAAACGCCAAACTGGCAAGTATCAAACtgtgcatagacccaaaggtcctccattgggccatacacagctttaaaccatacaaatctgcagttacagacaaaatcatacccgcacaaatccaGCATCCGGGAAATATCgccataaactggcttcttgacatttttaaaaggtccCTACTTCTTGGACACCTACCACAATCGTGGCTAGAGTCCGGTATTGTCTTCATCCCCAAAGCTGGGAAACCATCACTCACGACCCCCAAAGATTTCAGACCAATCAGTAtgtcatccttcctactaaagacccttgaaagaatcatcggcctgcatctgagatcaactctcaaccctagtctcatcacagacacgctacaagaaagggaaatcgaccgagacagcactacactctatcgtctccaagatagaaaaatcaatgtcGCAAAAGGAATATGCACTGGTAGCTTTCCTGGACATAGAAGGAGCTTTTAACAACGTCATCCCAACGGCGATTACCGGAGCCTTGACAGACCttggatacaaaaattcaccagcgcctctggctggggaaactgctaacttcacaTGAACCTCTAcgggcaaaaggggaaaacatacacggtatcacaacgGAAttctaatggtctaagtgcgtcggataaccgacggccggtaaaacctaacctaacctagtttctgagatttcgacgtacatacggacagacagacagacagacggacggacagacggacatggtcagatcgactcggctattgattctgatcaagaatatatatactttatatggtcagaaactCTTACTTTTGCCTCTTACATACTGTAGTAGGATAGATACCCTTTAGGCCCACAGTACCATGTATGTATCACGTAGTAGTTTAGGTTAACGGTCAGAAACGCTTACTTTTGCCTCTTACATACTGTAGTAGGATAGATACCCTTTAGGCCCACAGTACCATGTATGTATCACGTAGTAGTTTAGGTTAACGTATAAAACCCATGGTGGCAGAGAGAAGTATACGATCATATCCCCGTTATAAGTATGAACAATACTTTTGACCCGCTCTTACTTATAAGCAAGCTAGCTTTAAGAGATAACAATGTACATACACCTTGTTCTCACGCATACAGACACGCATGAGAGAGGATAAGTAAAACGATTAAGCAAAGCGCGGCATTCGGTCGCTGGTTCTTGGAGAGTAAAGTcgataataaagaaaaactcaATTAAGCAAAGCGTCGCACCGGGGTTGGTTCAAGCGTTTACACACCGGAGTTGGTACAAGCGTTTACAACATCAGAAGTGGTCATTACTCACTATGCCTGACACCATATTAAATCAATTCTCGGTGCAACAACTAAAAAAATGGTTGGCTCCCAACGCCAAATTTCCGGCACTAAAGCGGAGTTGATAGGGCGTCTCCAAGCCATTTCTCCGGAAATACGTGGCGATCCACCGTCAAACACAGATCAGCAACGGAAGCAACGGATGGAGCTGCATCGCAGCTAGCACAACGAGAGCTGCAAGAGGGAGACACACCAGCGACCCCGTTAGACGCGCAATCGGCGGCGTCAGAGACCCTAGAAAGTCTGGATTTGGAGCAGTTATCGCTAGTGGATGCCGAAAAAGCCACCCTGCAGAAAATTCGTGACGAAATAGATGCAAACATAGCCGTGTTGCAGAGCATTTACACAGAAATCGACGAGGCCAGCAAGAACAAGTCCGTTCGTGCTGGCCAAGCCCATGACGTCATCGAAAATAACATTGAAAATGATGGCAATGTTAACATGTGCGCTAACAGCACCAATGTTAAAGCTAACAGCACCAAAGTGACCATCACTGCCGATAACATTATCGAGGGAGATACCAGTGTTGGAAAGGAGATCGCTAGCAGTGATGATCAACGCCAGAGtacaaatgtaaacaaactCTTGGaatcgccagcagcagcgcttGCCTTGGCAAAAGAGGTCACTATGGAGTACGACGgcagcgtgtgtgtgcgtaattGGGTCACACAGTTCCAGAACATCGGCAAGATCTACAATTTGAACGACGGCTGCTTGCATAAGCTTCTAATTGCCAAGCTGAAAGGGAGTGCACAACGGTGGCTGCACGCAAACACCACGCGAATTCTGGAGTCAACCGATCAGCTGTGTAGGCAGTTAATTATGTCATTTGGGGTCAAAATGTCAAAAGGAGAATTGAGGAGCGCATTCCAAAAGCGGGAATGGCGTTCAGAGGAGAAATTTGCGGCTTATTTCGAGGACAAAATGATGCTGGCCAACGACATCAACATCGATCTGGAGGAACTCCTGGAAAACATTATCGAGGGAATTCCGGCACCAGCGCTACGCAATCAGGCTTGCATACAGTGCTTTTCCGAACCGATGCAGGTTTTGAGAGCCTTCTCGGAAGTACGTCTGCCAAAGCACAAGCCTGATAATAGTTCGCCAAAACGCCTCTTTGAAGGAGGTCCAACTAAGAAGGATTTGCGTTGCGCCAACTGCAACTCAAAAGGACACTTCGCCAAGGAGTGCCTGAAGCCAAAGAAAGAGCCCGGATCCTGCTACGCTTGTGGAGCGTTCGGACACTTCGTCGGACAATGCCCGGAGCGCAAGAGCGCCAATATCAACAATTATGTAGACAGGTTAAGATTTTTTTTCACAGTAGCTATAAAACCCCACTAATTACAGAATGCCTCATAGACACCGGGAGTCCAATATCATTTGCAAAACTAAGCAGTATATCCAGTGAAGTCAATTTAGAGTCTGCTGCTGAAAACTATTTTGGGCTAAATAAAAGCCAACTAATAATACTCGGAAAAACCTTATGTTATATTACAAAAGAaagaataaaatgttattttgatttatacgTAGTTCCAGACGGGTCTATGAGTCATAATGTAATCCTTGGACGAAATTTTATGGAAGCTTGCCAGCTTAAACTGGATCCAGATACTTTGGGAAGAATTACGTTTAACTCATTAAATGAGGAAACAGTTAGTACCTTAGACAATGATACAGTTAGTAAAACAGTTAGTAAAAGAGTTAGTGAAACAAGTTATGAAACAGTTAGTAAAACAGTTAGTGAAACAGGTTATGAAACAGTTAGTAAAACAGTTAGTGAAACAGGTTATGGAACAGTTAGTATAGCAGATATCGAAACGAGTAGTAAAACAGTTAATCCTGCAGTTAGTAAAACACTGAACGAAACAGTTATTTCTTTAGGCAGCGTTACAACGGATTCCGCACTTAATCAGAAATTTTATAATACAGTTATGCCCAGTTATGAAAAAGCAGTTAGAGAAATTTTTAGCATTGATTACGAAGAGGATGAGCAAATGAATTACATATGCGGCGCAGAAAATGACCGAGCCTTAAGCTGTCAATTGAAAGAGATTATCAAAAGCAACTACTTAGATGTTAGAAAGCCTACCGAACCTCTAGTCAGATGTGAAATAAAACTATGTTTAGAAACGTCAAAACCATTTAGCTGCGCACCAAGAAGACTTGCCTACTCAGAAAAGgagaaattacaaaaattgttagatgaatatataaaagaagGGATTATACGACCTAGTGAATCCGAATATGCTTCGCCAATACTTTtagttaaaaagaaaacgggAGACATACGACTATGCATAGACTTTTGAAAACTAATCAAGGACAATTATCCGATACCGCTTATCGATGACCTCTTAGACAAACTAGTTAACAAGAAAATTTTTTCGAAACTTGATTTAAAAAACGGTTATTTTCATGTATTTGTTAATAAGGATTCGGTTAAATACACCTCATTTGTTACACCGTTAGGTCAATTCGAGTTTCTCAGAATGCCAATGGGGCTAAAAACTGCATCGGCAGTGTTTCAAagatttgtaaacaaaattttcgAGGATCCCATTAGGGACAACAAAGTAATTGTATACATGGACGACATCATGATCGCCAGCAAGGACACGGAGGAACACTTAAGAACCTTAAAGGAAGTGTTTCTCAGATTAGCccaaaataaattagaattAAGAATGGATAAATGTGAGTTTCTTCAAACTTCTTCaaatattaagtatttaggATTCATTATAAACGGCGAAGGCGTTTATGATAAAGGTATAGATGCCATACAACATTTTCCAATTCCAGACAAGATGCAATCCGTTCAAAGTTTCCTAGGTTTATGTTCATACTTTCGTAGATCcataaaagatttttcaaCTTTAGCGAAACCGTTATACGACCTCTTGAGAAAAGacgagaaatttaaatttggagAAAAAGAAATGAGCTGTTTTTCTACGCTCAAGGAAAAGTTAGTGCAGGCGCCGGTTTTAGccatttataatttcaaaGACGAGATAGAGCTGCACTGTGATGCAAGCGCTCTTGGCTTCGGTGCCGTATTATGTCAAAAGAAAGAGGATGGAAAATTGCACcccatattttatttttcaaaacgtACAACAGTCGCTTAGGCAAAATATCACAGTTTCGAACTGGAGACGATGGCAATTATTCACGCACTGAGACGATTTAGAATATACTTGTATGGAAAACGCTTTAAAATTATTACTGATTGTAATTCACTTACTTTAATACTGAATAAGATTGAACTTAATCCACGAATAGCTAGATGGGCGTTAGAGCTCCAGAACTACGACTATGAACTTATACATAGAGAAGGTAAAAGGATGCAGCACGTAGATGCTCTTAGTAGATGTATGAATATCATGATAGTAGAATCGAATACGTTTGAAGACAATTTAGTAATTTGCCAAGCCAAAGATCaaaaaattcaagaaattaGAAAACTGTTAGAGAAAAATGAACATAAGTTATACGAAATGAGAAACGGaataatttata from Drosophila yakuba strain Tai18E2 chromosome 2L, Prin_Dyak_Tai18E2_2.1, whole genome shotgun sequence includes these protein-coding regions:
- the LOC120320507 gene encoding uncharacterized protein LOC120320507, coding for MYEGARLVALSWSDVPGRPRARIWIPASIKDQILTMLQRCNPHLPTSDWRVVKVDEMEGPTNQAILILNKESLAPIEAAHGELNFGLSSVTIKVYKSDSAKGDQEGSGEVIEEIASEIEASETEDGYSTDAYILRSLANMSQLTDLDTSDEEGADTTVVKRPTADVPTEATDGAASQLAQRELQEGDTPATPLDAQSAASETLESLDLEQLSLVDAEKATLQKIRDEIDANIAVLQSIYTEIDEASKNKSVRAGQAHDVIENNIENDGNVNMCANSTNVKANSTKVTITADNIIEGDTSVGKEIASSDDQRQSTNVNKLLESPAAALALAKEVTMEYDGSVCVRNWVTQFQNIGKIYNLNDGCLHKLLIAKLKGSAQRWLHANTTRILESTDQLCRQLIMSFGVKMSKGELRSAFQKREWRSEEKFAAYFEDKMMLANDINIDLEELLENIIEGIPAPALRNQACIQCFSEPMQVLRAFSEVRLPKHKPDNSSPKRLFEGGPTKKDLRCANCNSKGHFAKECLKPKKEPGSCYACGAFGHFVGQCPERKSANINNYNAS